A portion of the Bacillota bacterium genome contains these proteins:
- a CDS encoding sugar ABC transporter permease: protein MTADEKHIENRLKPSRRKFTVKQKKFKETVKAFLILAPALVLIFIFYVIPIIQNILLSFTNYSVLHINNYEFVGLENYRYIFGEHITGLSELIIWTFIFAASVVIVSFCVATVLAVVLNNNNIKLRAIYRTIFIIPWVIPSVITLLMWRGLLNTNYGFVNKLLMAVGLGKIPWLTHPVMARVSVILITVWFSFPYLTVVALGMLQAIPRHLYESAQIDGSSALRSFISITLPHLLKGMVPILIMAFIMQFNQFGIYIVTKGEPAAKNLGDPGATDLLLTYVYNMAFRVFRYDLAAAYSVIIFIFVAIFALVNMKISERLLKE from the coding sequence ATGACGGCGGACGAAAAACACATTGAAAACAGGTTAAAACCAAGCCGTAGAAAGTTTACTGTAAAACAGAAAAAATTTAAGGAAACAGTAAAAGCATTTTTAATACTTGCTCCTGCATTAGTTCTGATATTTATTTTTTATGTTATACCAATTATTCAGAATATATTGCTTTCCTTTACCAATTACAGCGTACTGCATATAAATAACTATGAATTTGTTGGGTTAGAAAACTACAGGTATATATTTGGTGAACATATTACCGGTCTATCAGAGCTTATTATATGGACTTTTATTTTTGCAGCAAGTGTGGTGATCGTTTCTTTTTGTGTCGCAACAGTATTGGCAGTTGTATTGAATAACAACAATATCAAGCTCAGGGCAATTTATAGGACCATATTTATAATTCCCTGGGTAATACCTTCGGTTATTACACTCTTAATGTGGAGAGGACTTTTGAATACAAATTATGGTTTCGTAAATAAGCTCCTTATGGCAGTCGGCTTGGGTAAAATACCGTGGCTAACTCATCCTGTTATGGCAAGAGTATCTGTTATCTTGATTACCGTCTGGTTTAGTTTCCCTTACCTTACAGTAGTTGCCCTGGGAATGCTGCAAGCCATCCCCCGCCATCTCTATGAGTCTGCCCAAATAGATGGTTCTTCGGCATTAAGGAGCTTTATAAGTATAACTCTTCCGCATCTTTTAAAGGGAATGGTTCCGATACTTATTATGGCATTTATTATGCAGTTTAACCAGTTTGGAATATACATTGTAACAAAAGGTGAACCGGCGGCAAAAAACCTGGGAGATCCGGGCGCTACGGACCTTTTGTTAACTTATGTGTATAACATGGCTTTTAGGGTATTCAGGTATGACCTGGCTGCTGCATATTCTGTTATTATTTTCATATTCGTAGCTATATTTGCATTAGTGAACATGAAAATTTCCGAAAGGCTTCTTAAGGAGTAG
- a CDS encoding extracellular solute-binding protein, giving the protein MLKKALSVILVLALVFVIFSGCAKTKESDNSDKTNENTSKEPDVSDQTAATGETEQLNKEAQLKIWFSLFPEENKELQAIADEFTKETGVKVQVLDNNFFEIRQKYPIAAASADAPDLILAQAADLGTLVEADTLRPIEFVDQQFADRFVSVAIDAFKYKGKLYGVGYSADAYGIVYNKKLISEPPKTWDEFFKKAEELTVKDSKGNITQYGFLIDPTNYWFIYPLIERHGGYYFGKNPDGSFNPDDIGVANEGSVKAFEELLALKKKGLTTQTSEENDSIVSQRFAEGKVAMIIYALWYAQSYKDNNINYGYAPLPNNNDGTASKPLGSIMGIMANKNSKYPKESDAFFKYMMKDEHLQRLYEAANGKEAKNGQRNTLNKSVYNSNYVQSDANLKMLADVGMSSQVFPSNPEATVIWNYSKQALDNIFFNNKPVADALKEFEAKIKEDISKMKR; this is encoded by the coding sequence ATGTTAAAAAAAGCATTAAGCGTTATCTTAGTTTTGGCATTAGTATTTGTAATTTTTAGCGGATGTGCAAAAACAAAAGAATCTGACAACTCTGACAAAACAAATGAAAATACTTCAAAAGAGCCTGATGTTTCCGATCAGACGGCAGCAACCGGAGAAACAGAACAGCTGAATAAAGAGGCACAGCTTAAGATATGGTTCAGCCTGTTCCCTGAAGAAAATAAGGAGTTGCAGGCCATAGCAGATGAATTCACAAAAGAAACAGGTGTCAAGGTACAGGTGCTGGACAACAACTTTTTTGAAATAAGACAAAAGTATCCTATTGCGGCAGCTTCGGCAGATGCACCGGACCTTATACTAGCCCAAGCGGCTGACCTTGGTACTCTTGTTGAAGCAGATACTTTAAGACCTATTGAATTTGTCGATCAGCAGTTTGCTGATAGGTTTGTTTCGGTTGCCATAGATGCTTTCAAATATAAAGGGAAGCTTTATGGTGTAGGTTATTCTGCCGATGCATACGGAATTGTTTATAATAAGAAGCTTATAAGTGAACCCCCTAAGACCTGGGATGAATTCTTTAAGAAAGCTGAGGAGTTGACTGTAAAGGATTCAAAGGGCAATATTACTCAATATGGTTTTCTTATTGACCCTACTAATTATTGGTTTATTTATCCACTTATTGAAAGGCATGGGGGATACTATTTTGGCAAAAATCCCGACGGCTCTTTCAATCCTGATGACATTGGAGTAGCCAATGAAGGTTCAGTTAAAGCTTTTGAAGAATTGCTGGCACTGAAGAAAAAAGGCCTTACAACGCAGACATCTGAAGAGAATGACAGCATAGTCAGCCAGCGTTTCGCAGAAGGTAAAGTTGCCATGATTATTTATGCACTGTGGTATGCACAGAGTTATAAGGATAATAATATAAATTATGGATATGCTCCTCTGCCGAACAATAACGATGGAACAGCCAGCAAACCTTTAGGGAGCATAATGGGCATAATGGCAAATAAGAATTCTAAGTATCCAAAAGAGTCTGATGCTTTTTTCAAGTACATGATGAAGGATGAGCACTTACAGAGGTTGTATGAGGCTGCAAACGGAAAAGAAGCTAAGAACGGCCAGAGAAACACTTTAAATAAAAGTGTTTACAATAGCAACTATGTACAGTCAGACGCCAACCTGAAAATGCTTGCTGATGTTGGTATGTCGTCCCAGGTATTTCCATCTAACCCTGAAGCGACTGTAATCTGGAACTATTCAAAACAAGCCTTGGATAATATATTCTTTAACAATAAGCCGGTAGCCGATGCATTGAAAGAGTTTGAAGCAAAAATAAAAGAAGATATTTCAAAGATGAAAAGGTAG